The DNA region AATATTCTGACGCAAGCATCTTGTCTCATCTCCCTGCTGCCCCTTTCTACCCCATCTCTTTCCTATAAATATCTTTCTTATGTTCGTGTCTGTTTggtttgtctttcctttttttttttttaataaagataaaaaaaataaagtgatttataggtagtaaaaaagaaaaaaagaacatacaaTGTAAATAGCAGTTTCTATGGGAAAACTTtgaacagaattaaaatattgaaacatGATATAAATATACAGATAATTTGTCTAAATAGTTTAACAATAATTATTCCAATATTTTCTCATTATTCATTATACATATTTAACATGTGCACTTTAATATCAATGTGTGTTGGCTGAATTGCTAAACTAGTTGTTGAAAAAGTTAATATATTGTTTCTCAGAGTTCTGAGATCTACTATATATGCCacagtataaataaaaatgaaaaaatatttaaacctacaaaaatattttttttcattgatttctttttttttaatttagagaatactttattagtttttgtaatcaaacccacgtatataagaccttacatatttaatacagtgtgttacccctgtacaaatggaaaaaacttaagttcaacatttctagaccaatatggctgttaatttctgtacagtgccaactcaacacagtaaacggggatacttttttccaaagttgacagcacaggtaaagtttcaaaaaattcaaattatatatctgtatatatatatttatatttatataaaaagaccaataatagcagtgttatgcatcaacagcagcaacagcttttccaggttctgcagtcatctgaacaaaactgtagagacatccagcatacgccattaaaaaaaaaaaaaagtaaaaaaacaaaacccgagaaaacagcacagttctgttactcttgtggtacctggcaccattttttttttaaattagcttctcaatcatcatctggaaagaaaacattctgagcaacatcattaaaaacagctctgataaagcacggtcactactacgtatcataaagcaggtacaagctattttacatccacagaggtatgatacagtactgtcctacatctataatactagaggatacaatttaaaaggcattatttgagacttgattctacttttccagcagaggacccaaaggatggtgtgacacagctttgtaaagaaacatactctagacaggatttcctttcactagtggcacagttctaaggattcattctctccatgaatgtcagctaaaaccgttattaaaaaaatgaaatatccctagaacaaaaccgtataaccaccggattcacatgaagatgacctagtggagacaagctggacctcaccttaccaacaagctatcaaatctgttatgtttaaacagtgagacctccaaggaaggagatgccaagtagtgcttcaaagcttcggaccacaatcaaacacagcatccttttcaacagaagcagaagctcatctgaatatgctcatggatgctgacatcaacatttaatcatctcctcactcatccaggaagagggggagatcagttactactgtactttattgtgttcaaccaaatcaccatgttacaaaaatagcaagctgccataataaaaaataaggctcctctatccagcaccagatagcatcattttactttcaagcctagaaattgcacacttgtatataaaccaaccgaagatgaggattgagagttcatcttggtggatttttcctttgatgaatatgaagtgtccttccttatctttttttatgacttttaattgaaaattgattttatttaatattagaatggctactccagcttgcttcttctgaccatttgcttggaaagttgttttccagcctttcactctgaggtagtgtctgtctttgtctctgaggcgtgtttcctgtaggcagcagaatgcagggtcctcattgcgtatccagtttgttaatctatgtctttttattggggagttgaggccattgatgttgagagatattaaggaatagtgattattgcttcctgttatattcatatttggatgtgaggttatgtttgtgtgctttcattctctttgttttgttgccaagacgattagtttcttgcttcttctagggtatagcttgcctccttatgttgggctttaccctttattatcctttgtagtgctggatttgtagaaagatattgtgcaaatttggttttgtcatggaatatcttggtttctccatctatgttaattgagagttttgcaggatacagtaacctgggctggcatttgtgttctcttagggtctgtatgacatctgttcaggatcttctggccttcctagtttctggtgaaaagtctggtgtgattctgataggtctgcctttatatgttacttgacctttttcccttactgcttttaatattctttctttattttgtgagtttggtgttttgacaattatgtgacgggaggtgtttcttttctggtccaatctataaTTTCACCCTTCTAGtagcattcttttttcttttgactcAGGAACTGAACCCATGTCTTACACATACCAAGCACATATTTTCCCAGTGTGACACCTATAGGCTGCCCCCTTAAAGCAGGTAGCTGATACACTGAATGGTTAAATTTTCATGCTGGTACTTAATCATACAGTcttctgattttaaaatattttatatttttgtttcatattcCGAATTAGGATTCAGGATCGTAAGCAGTTTCATTTTTTATAATATGCTATATGATAAAATGCTGTTGTCAGAATAGGATAAAAGAAATCAATCCAGAGTGATCATACCTACACTTCTGTTACTGTCAGGTCACAAACCTACCAAAAGTCTGCCTATGTCCCCAACCATCACTCTGAAGACATTAGGAATGCTAGGTGTGGTTCGTTATATTACTGTCTCTGTTACTAAAACCTGTTACCCAAAACTTCTGCAGCCATTTAAAAGCCAGCTGAAgggatatttaaattatatttactgTAAAGTGTGCTTATTAAAGTACTTTGGAATCAGTTTTTGCTGAAACAAAAGCAGGTGAGAAGAACTATAAAAATAGCTATTTCAGTGTTGCCCATTCAGAAGCACAGAATCCTCCCAAATTTAATGATTAAACTATATAAACATAAACTAACAGCATTCCTCTAGATTTGTTTTATTGGGAAAAATTGGACAGTTTAGTGGTTGCCACTCCAGAGAAATGTGAAGACAGCCACACAAATATCTGGGTCACATCTTTCCTACAATCAGGAATTAAGTTCCCAGGCATGTGGCAAGTGACTGAAATCCTAACACTTGTGAGGTGGAAGCAAGAAGGCCTGAAATTCAAGGTTATTCTCAGCTACATACTGAGTTGAAGGCCATTTAGGGatatgtgagattatgtttcaaaataaaataaagcaaacaataacaaaataactaaaattttgtatttattttatatacaaatcTCTTGATAatctcccatatatatatatgaatattgaatatattttcaatctctctctgtctctctgcctctttctgtctctgtgtctctctctgtctctctgtgtctctgcctctgtctctctctctctatatatatatatgtatgtatgtatgtatgtatgtatgtatgtatgtatgtatatatgcttgAAAATGAGTAAATGAGCCAGTTGTGATAGttcagcctttaatcccagcatttcagaAGCACTGGCAGATAGATCTCTAAATTTGAGTTTgatatcaagttccaggccagtgacagatagatagatagatagatagatagatagatagatagatagatagatagatagataagaaagTGATTTATAAGTAGTTTTACAAGGTTTAAAACTTGGAACCTTTAAGTTTTGTTCTTAGAATCTGGTAACAAATATAACAAGAGAGTTTTAGCAGTGAGAAGGAGAATCCCACACAGCCTGTCATCGATTCTGTTCATTGGGAACACAGAAACTGTTTTGTGCATTCTCACTTCCTAGTGTTAACAGCAAACTGTCAGTATCATAACATTTCCTCAGGAACTCTGTAACATGACATGAAGAAGTGTTCTCAACtcttgaaattatatatttaagatatttgggctttttattcttttggtttctttttttattttggttttttgagatggtTTATGTAATTAGGCTGGTTTCAAAATCACTATGTAGCTAGGAACCCAaggctacatctccagcccctaaatacaccattttacaaaattttaaaaaacagagagACTCTTCTTTATACAAAAACCCCTTTGTAGGGTAGAGTGTATAGGTCAGTAGTAGAGCTCTCCCCTAGCTCTCACAAAGACTCTGGTGTGCTAGGGATGGGTGtagtaaaagaaacaaagaaacatacaCTCTGTAGCAGTGATTATCTTAGatttttacttttctgtattttcctaaaATAGTTATTGTATCGCTATTATATAAAAACTGAATTAGGTTGCAAAATTTTCAAtccaagtttttttaaaaaatccatataTTTCAGGTGTCATATAGCAGTTTTAGACAACACAGCAGTTACAGAGGATAAATATTAAGCAATGACAGTTGTGTTTTAGGCAAGTAAATAGATGCATAAATAAAGTATGGcataagaaataaaatcaaatatattcACTTACATCCTAACCCCAAAAATAAAAGCTCATGACTCAggcttttttaaatgtatttgcagacttgaaactatattttaaatgaGCCTCTGTTTCCCAGTACTAGTCAAAATAATGCAAGGTGTAATCTCCATAAGAATAATTTCCTTGAGGCGGTAGGAGGGAAACATGGAGTTCCAATGGGAAGAAAGCTCTTTATTGTTCCAGTAATTATTTCCCTGGGTTATTTTTCCTCAATAACAAATTTTTTCTGTTCACTCATTTCTTGCCTGTTTCCTCCCATTATAAGCTCCACCAGGCAGAGTTTCTGTCTCTTAATCacctttgtgcctcagtttctaccAAGTGTCTGTCACTGGGAAAGTTCTCAAGAAACACGTTTGGGAGGacggaggagggaaagagaaggaggagggggagagcagGCAGGCAAACCAGATTGTAAGTTTCAACACTTGGTATTTTCAGACTAAAAATGTAGCAATCAACAAATTATTCAAGTTTAACTGGGAATATAAAGCAAACACTTAACTTACTTTAACAGCCTATAATATGCAAGCCTGAACAGCTCTTGGATACAGACAGAGAGCAACACTCCAAAGATGAGCAGGTAATTCTGTACTGGTCCATCTCTGTTGTCAGTGATGACTCTCACTAGGAACCAGAAAACAGACGAAAGCAGCAGAGACACcaaccagaagaaggcactggaatgcataagaaaaaaagaagatcacAAGTTAGCAATGCACAGGCTTAATAATGACTTTAAATCAAAACCTGCTTGagttacaaattatttttagtaAACAATTCTCATAAAGTGGTGTTTTGGGCCTGAACTTTTTCTCCTAGTGAGACAAATAGTCCTTCCAAGAGGAATGTCAGGTGTGCTTAACAAGAGCGATTCAGTGACCCTGATGTGTGACACTAGGATACTATCTGCCAAGGGCTGACTAAAAGGAGCTTGGTTTTTCTACTTTTCCTAAGAGATGCTTTACCTCTGTGTGCTATAGAAATATACAGCCAGTGTCGGTTGCAAATCTCATATCCTTTAAAATCTCCAGAAAATATACATTTACTGGTTAGatactgctttttaaaatttatttatttttatttttaatccttttttacagtccaggctTCATCCCCCTCCTGATCTGCTCCCCTAACCCCCATtgctccccatcccatacccaccccgaccctgtctccaagaggatgtcatCTCCCCTGTCCCTACAACACCCACCCCACCAGGCTTCCCCacactctggggcatcaagtctcagtgtctttttctgaaagaaaacaaatacctAAAGCCTGCATTAATATAGTGGGAAGTTCAGAAGTTGCAAACTTCTGGCAGGTGCAAAGAGACCAAGATAAGCATTCACCGGCAGAGTTTGATATTTACCAAGCTCCCGGGAGGACATGCCTGGTCAGaatatttgtattatttgggCTTTCATCCTGGACTGCACCCCAGTCAATACCCAGGGTGTCTACAAAGAAAACCTGAGACTGAGTAGCCTGCACAGACATTCTGAGTCCGAGGATTGATGTGGAGGTGGGGGCCAGGGAATAGGTATCTGATCCC from Rattus norvegicus strain BN/NHsdMcwi chromosome 8, GRCr8, whole genome shotgun sequence includes:
- the Aph1bl1 gene encoding gamma-secretase subunit APH-1B isoform X1, which encodes MSVQATQSQVFFVDTLGIDWGAVQDESPNNTNILTRHVLPGACAFFWLVSLLLSSVFWFLVRVITDNRDGPVQNYLLIFGVLLSVCIQELFRLAYYRLLKKANEGLKSINPEETAPSMRLLAYVSGLGFGIMSGVFSFVNTLSNALGPGTVGIHGDSPQFFLNSVPISASPVDISAVSLSSESILRAASKLIFPV
- the Aph1bl1 gene encoding gamma-secretase subunit APH-1B isoform X3, which translates into the protein MSVQATQSQVFFVDTLGIDWGAVQDESPNNTNILTRHVLPGACAFFWLVSLLLSSVFWFLVRVITDNRDGPVQNYLLIFGVLLSVCIQELFRLAYYRLLKKANEGLKSINPEETAPSMRLLAYVSGLGFGIMSGVFSFVNTLSNALGPGTVGIHGDSPQFFLNSVLHSDTPEEGTTSHCRWLRATR